One Rhodothermus sp. genomic window carries:
- a CDS encoding bifunctional 2-methylcitrate synthase/citrate synthase, with protein MAETTEVKKGLAGVVADESTISNVIPEKRALYYRGYPVHELAEQCRFEEVAYLLLYGELPTRTQLEAFEQEERRQRNLDDSVHRLLALIRTDAAPMDVLRTAVSLLGANDPEATGADIDTIRHKAIGLMAKLPTIVAADRRRRHGLDFIPPREDLGFAENFFHMYFGEVPDAEVVKAFDVSLILYAEHSFNASTFTARVITSTLSDYYSAITGAIGALKGPLHGGANEEVMRTLKPLRSPEAARQWVQEALARKEKIMGFGHRVYRYGDSRVPIMERYTRRLAERLGYQDLMAVYDAIQEVVVQQKGIHPNLDYPTGPAYYMMGFDIESYTPIFVMSRITGWSAHVMEQLADNRIIRPLSRYVGPSERSVPPLEARG; from the coding sequence ATGGCCGAGACAACCGAAGTTAAAAAAGGGCTGGCCGGCGTTGTAGCCGACGAGTCGACTATTTCGAATGTCATTCCCGAAAAACGTGCGCTCTACTACCGGGGCTATCCGGTGCACGAACTGGCCGAGCAGTGCCGTTTCGAGGAGGTGGCCTACCTGTTACTCTACGGTGAGTTGCCTACGCGAACGCAGCTTGAAGCCTTCGAGCAGGAAGAACGTCGCCAGCGCAACCTGGACGACTCCGTCCACCGCCTGCTGGCCCTGATCCGTACGGACGCCGCCCCTATGGACGTGCTGCGCACGGCTGTCAGCCTGCTCGGGGCAAATGATCCCGAAGCCACCGGCGCCGATATCGACACGATCCGTCACAAGGCGATCGGCCTGATGGCCAAACTGCCCACCATTGTAGCCGCTGATCGACGGCGTCGGCATGGCCTGGACTTCATCCCGCCTCGCGAAGATCTGGGCTTTGCCGAAAATTTCTTTCACATGTACTTCGGCGAAGTGCCCGATGCCGAGGTGGTCAAGGCTTTCGACGTGTCGCTCATTCTGTATGCCGAGCATAGCTTCAACGCCTCCACCTTCACAGCCCGCGTGATCACTTCGACGCTGTCGGACTATTACAGCGCCATCACTGGTGCCATTGGCGCCCTCAAGGGGCCGTTGCACGGCGGGGCGAACGAAGAGGTCATGCGCACGCTCAAACCGCTTCGCTCCCCTGAAGCAGCCCGGCAATGGGTGCAGGAAGCGCTGGCCCGCAAAGAAAAAATCATGGGCTTCGGGCACCGCGTCTACCGCTACGGCGATTCGCGTGTGCCCATCATGGAGCGCTACACGCGACGGCTGGCAGAGCGCCTGGGCTATCAGGACCTCATGGCCGTCTACGACGCCATTCAGGAAGTCGTCGTGCAGCAAAAAGGCATCCATCCGAATCTGGATTACCCGACCGGCCCGGCCTACTATATGATGGGCTTTGACATCGAGAGTTACACGCCCATTTTCGTAATGAGCCGCATTACAGGATGGTCGGCGCACGTGATGGAACAGCTGGCCGACAACCGGATCATCCGACCATTGAGCCGCTACGTGGGCCCCTCTGAACGCTCGGTGCCTCCGCTGGAAGCGCGGGGATAG
- the prpB gene encoding methylisocitrate lyase, with the protein MLFATTPPEAKRRALREALQQGKLLRFPGAFSPLVAMLIERLGFDGVYISGAVLSADLGLPDVGLTTLTEVAGRSRQIARVTSLPAIVDIDTGFGEVLNVARTVQELEEMGLAGCHLEDQVNPKRCGHLDHKALVPVEEMERKVRAAVQARRDPNFLIIARTDARGVEGLEAAIERARAYVAAGADMIFPEALQSEAEFAAFRKALPGVPLLANMTEFGKSPLLSATQLEALGYNLVIYPVTGLRLAMKAVEEGFRHLREAGTQEALLNRMQTRKELYELLQYERYTVFDRNVYNFRLEETTPSSENQ; encoded by the coding sequence ATGCTCTTTGCCACGACGCCGCCGGAAGCAAAACGTCGGGCACTACGGGAGGCCCTGCAGCAGGGAAAGCTGCTGCGTTTTCCCGGAGCTTTTTCGCCGCTGGTGGCCATGTTGATCGAGCGGCTGGGCTTCGACGGGGTTTACATTTCAGGTGCCGTGCTATCGGCCGACCTGGGCCTGCCTGACGTCGGGCTGACCACGCTCACCGAAGTGGCCGGGCGTAGTCGCCAGATCGCTCGCGTTACCAGCCTGCCTGCCATTGTGGACATCGACACCGGCTTTGGCGAAGTGTTGAATGTGGCCCGCACCGTGCAGGAACTGGAAGAAATGGGGCTGGCTGGTTGCCATCTGGAAGACCAGGTCAATCCTAAACGCTGTGGCCATCTGGACCACAAGGCGCTCGTGCCTGTTGAGGAAATGGAACGCAAGGTACGGGCGGCGGTGCAAGCCCGACGCGATCCGAATTTTCTGATTATCGCCCGCACCGATGCCCGGGGTGTTGAAGGACTGGAGGCCGCCATCGAGCGCGCTCGTGCCTACGTGGCAGCCGGCGCCGACATGATTTTTCCCGAAGCACTCCAGTCCGAAGCAGAATTCGCTGCCTTCCGCAAAGCCCTGCCCGGCGTACCACTGCTGGCCAACATGACAGAGTTTGGCAAGTCTCCCCTGCTTTCGGCCACCCAACTGGAAGCGCTGGGCTACAACCTGGTGATCTATCCGGTTACCGGACTGCGTCTGGCCATGAAGGCCGTTGAAGAAGGCTTCCGCCATCTGCGGGAAGCAGGCACCCAGGAAGCCCTGCTCAATCGCATGCAAACTCGTAAGGAACTCTACGAGTTGCTGCAGTACGAGCGTTACACCGTCTTTGACCGCAACGTGTACAACTTCCGTCTGGAGGAAACAACCCCTTCATCCGAAAACCAGTAG
- the bioD gene encoding dethiobiotin synthase has translation MNGLLITGTDTGVGKTVVASGLARLLRQAGYQVGVLKPVETGWEGPPGSWPPDARMLAEGARVDDPPEQVVPCVYAEPLAPLVAARRASRPVDLKRIEAAWQQLQDRDWVLVETAGGLSVPLTDTLDYAGLAARWKLPVLVVSRPGLGTLNHTFLTVHYARSRGLPVVGVVICGYPSHPNVAEQTNPNMIEAMCHVPVLGRVPQRPAITSADEAATAVAEGLSLATFLNRYAELQHRVTHD, from the coding sequence ATGAACGGACTGTTGATCACCGGAACAGACACCGGTGTGGGCAAGACGGTTGTGGCTTCCGGCCTGGCCCGCCTGCTGCGCCAGGCCGGCTATCAGGTAGGTGTACTCAAACCAGTCGAAACCGGCTGGGAGGGACCGCCGGGAAGCTGGCCACCGGACGCGCGCATGCTGGCCGAAGGGGCCCGCGTGGACGACCCGCCCGAACAGGTGGTCCCCTGCGTCTATGCCGAACCGCTGGCGCCGCTGGTAGCCGCCCGCCGGGCCAGCCGTCCCGTGGACCTCAAACGGATCGAAGCCGCCTGGCAACAGTTGCAGGACCGCGACTGGGTGCTCGTCGAAACGGCCGGTGGCCTCTCGGTCCCACTGACCGATACGCTGGACTATGCCGGTCTGGCCGCGCGCTGGAAGCTGCCCGTCCTGGTCGTGTCGCGTCCCGGCCTGGGCACTCTCAACCACACGTTCCTGACCGTACACTATGCCCGCAGCCGGGGCCTGCCGGTGGTGGGGGTGGTGATCTGCGGCTATCCGTCGCACCCGAACGTGGCTGAGCAGACAAACCCGAACATGATTGAAGCAATGTGCCACGTGCCTGTGCTGGGCCGCGTGCCGCAGCGCCCGGCCATCACTTCGGCCGACGAAGCAGCGACTGCCGTCGCCGAAGGCCTCTCCCTGGCAACCTTCCTTAACCGCTACGCGGAGCTCCAGCACCGCGTAACGCACGATTGA